One region of Niallia sp. Man26 genomic DNA includes:
- a CDS encoding catalase: MEEKMNEPTGEDLLTNRQGHPVTDNQNVRTVGNRGPTTLENYDFLEKITHFDREKIPERVVHARGAGAHGYFESYGTVGDEPISKYTRAKIFQEKGKQTPLFIRFSTVVHGVHSPETLRDPRGFAIKFYTEDGNWDLVGNNLKIFFIRDPLKFPDMVHSFRPDPVSGLSDPERMFDFLALTPESMHMITFVFSPWGIPANYRQMQGSGVHAYKWVNAEGKAVLVKYHWEPKQGIRNLTQKEADEVQAKNYSHATQDLYEAIEKGDYPEWELYVQIMEDGEHPELDFDPLDPTKLWYKEDYPWLPVGKMVLNKNPENYFTEVEQAAFGTGVIVDGMDFSDDKLLQGRTFSYSDTQRHRVGTNYLQLPIKRPKKHVATNQEGGQMDFRTEFGKHQNPHINYEPSVIGGLKEAENPGKEHEPYVEGNVKREKISRENNFGQAGETYRRFTDFERDELISNLSSALAACRTEIQEKMIDMCTKCDEDYGKRIAEAIQKITETRVDQMEDAVQTAEDVSHPSDPY; the protein is encoded by the coding sequence ATGGAAGAGAAGATGAATGAACCGACTGGCGAAGACTTGTTAACAAATCGCCAAGGTCATCCTGTAACAGACAACCAAAATGTAAGAACCGTTGGCAACCGAGGGCCAACCACATTGGAGAACTATGATTTTTTAGAAAAGATTACGCATTTTGACCGCGAAAAAATCCCTGAAAGGGTTGTTCATGCAAGAGGTGCTGGTGCACATGGTTATTTTGAGTCATACGGCACTGTTGGTGATGAACCTATTTCTAAATACACACGTGCAAAGATTTTCCAAGAAAAAGGCAAGCAGACACCGCTGTTTATCCGTTTTTCCACTGTAGTTCATGGAGTCCATTCTCCAGAGACATTGAGAGATCCACGTGGGTTTGCCATTAAGTTTTATACAGAAGATGGCAACTGGGATTTAGTCGGGAATAATTTAAAGATTTTCTTTATCCGCGATCCGCTTAAATTCCCAGATATGGTTCATTCCTTCCGACCAGATCCTGTTTCAGGATTGTCTGATCCTGAAAGAATGTTTGACTTCCTTGCATTGACACCAGAATCGATGCATATGATTACCTTTGTATTTTCACCATGGGGCATTCCTGCCAATTACCGGCAAATGCAAGGCTCTGGAGTGCATGCTTATAAATGGGTGAATGCAGAAGGCAAAGCTGTGCTTGTAAAATATCATTGGGAGCCTAAACAAGGTATCAGAAACTTAACGCAAAAAGAAGCAGATGAAGTTCAAGCGAAAAATTACAGCCATGCAACACAGGATTTATATGAAGCAATTGAAAAAGGCGATTATCCTGAATGGGAGCTTTATGTGCAAATCATGGAGGATGGAGAGCACCCAGAATTGGATTTTGATCCGCTTGATCCTACAAAGCTTTGGTATAAAGAGGACTACCCTTGGCTTCCAGTCGGCAAAATGGTCTTGAACAAAAATCCAGAGAACTACTTCACAGAAGTGGAACAGGCGGCTTTTGGAACAGGCGTAATCGTCGACGGAATGGACTTTTCCGATGATAAGCTCCTGCAAGGCAGAACTTTCTCTTACTCCGATACACAGCGACACAGAGTGGGAACAAATTATCTGCAATTACCTATCAAGAGACCGAAAAAACATGTTGCTACTAATCAAGAAGGCGGACAAATGGACTTCCGAACAGAATTCGGCAAACACCAAAATCCGCATATTAATTATGAGCCTTCTGTAATCGGCGGCTTAAAAGAAGCAGAAAATCCAGGCAAAGAGCATGAACCATATGTGGAAGGCAATGTAAAAAGGGAAAAAATCTCTCGTGAAAATAACTTTGGACAAGCTGGCGAAACTTACCGAAGATTTACGGATTTTGAAAGAGATGAGCTTATAAGCAACTTATCCTCCGCACTTGCAGCTTGCCGTACAGAAATTCAAGAGAAAATGATCGACATGTGTACAAAGTGTGATGAAGATTACGGAAAACGGATTGCAGAAGCAATCCAAAAAATAACAGAAACAAGAGTTGATCAAATGGAAGATGCTGTGCAAACAGCAGAAGATGTGTCACATCCTTCTGATCCTTATTAA
- a CDS encoding PadR family transcriptional regulator — MSSSQMLKGVLEGCLLAVISKGEVYGYEMIEKLEAYGFTMISEGSIYPVLLRMKKEKLVHVETKASPSGPKRKYYTLTEEGHHQLQQFEERWLLLSNSVNELLKKT, encoded by the coding sequence ATGTCTTCAAGTCAAATGCTTAAAGGAGTGCTGGAAGGGTGCTTATTGGCAGTCATTTCAAAAGGAGAAGTATACGGATATGAAATGATTGAAAAGCTCGAAGCGTATGGCTTTACTATGATAAGCGAAGGCAGTATTTATCCAGTACTGTTGCGTATGAAAAAAGAAAAGCTCGTCCATGTAGAAACAAAAGCATCCCCATCAGGTCCTAAACGAAAGTATTATACATTGACAGAGGAAGGACACCACCAATTACAGCAATTTGAAGAAAGGTGGCTGCTGCTTTCCAACAGTGTCAACGAACTATTAAAAAAAACATAA
- a CDS encoding LysE family transporter, whose protein sequence is MSLSILFSYILLGLTLAAPIGPVNSARLDKGIKNGFWHAYIVGFGSMVADGLFMLMVYIGMVNFLEIPFIQVFLWLFGGFILIYTGIESIKGSNSITLDSLRGRDSLFKCFITGFIMSATSPLSILFWLGIYGSILAKTASENGTGMLLVYSSMIFLGLIIWDVIVAALTSSFRRFLNLTTLRMISIISGITLLLFGAYFAYQGIDSLF, encoded by the coding sequence TTGAGCCTAAGTATTTTATTCAGCTATATTCTTTTAGGGTTAACATTAGCTGCCCCAATAGGACCAGTTAATTCTGCTCGTCTTGATAAAGGTATTAAAAATGGGTTTTGGCATGCCTATATTGTTGGTTTTGGATCAATGGTTGCTGATGGGCTTTTTATGTTAATGGTCTATATTGGCATGGTCAATTTTCTGGAAATACCATTCATTCAAGTATTTCTTTGGCTCTTCGGCGGATTTATCCTCATTTATACAGGCATAGAAAGTATTAAAGGCTCCAATTCCATTACCCTTGATTCGTTAAGAGGAAGAGATTCCTTGTTCAAATGCTTTATTACTGGCTTCATTATGTCTGCGACTAGCCCGTTATCTATATTGTTTTGGCTTGGAATTTATGGGTCTATTTTAGCGAAAACAGCAAGTGAAAACGGTACAGGTATGCTGCTAGTGTACAGCAGTATGATATTTTTAGGGCTGATAATTTGGGATGTTATTGTCGCTGCACTAACCTCAAGTTTTAGGAGATTCCTAAATCTCACAACATTAAGAATGATTTCTATCATTTCTGGCATCACCTTATTATTATTCGGTGCCTACTTTGCTTATCAAGGAATTGACAGTCTTTTTTAA
- the map gene encoding type I methionyl aminopeptidase, whose amino-acid sequence MIVKNEQDINGLKEIGKIVSLIREELYRKTVPGITTKELDELAGKLFAEHGAVSAPQDMYDFPGYTCISVNDEVAHGIPGSRIIQEGDLVNIDVSASKNGYFADTGKSFVVGNGDPNLVKLCEVAKEAFEEGLKCFKPGGKKNRIGKFVYNTAKKHGFTVIKNLTGHGIGTSLHEEPEHILNYFDAWDNDLLKEGMVIAFEPFISTSAEEVYEKSDGWTFSTKNKSFVAQYEHTVIITKDKPIITTL is encoded by the coding sequence ATGATTGTTAAAAATGAACAAGACATCAATGGTCTAAAGGAAATTGGAAAAATAGTAAGCTTAATTAGGGAAGAATTATATAGAAAAACTGTTCCTGGCATTACAACAAAGGAACTGGATGAGCTTGCAGGAAAGCTATTTGCTGAACATGGTGCTGTATCTGCACCACAGGATATGTATGATTTTCCAGGATATACATGCATTTCTGTAAATGATGAAGTAGCTCACGGCATTCCAGGCAGCCGCATTATTCAAGAAGGCGACTTAGTAAATATTGACGTTTCTGCCAGCAAAAACGGCTATTTTGCTGATACAGGCAAATCTTTTGTTGTCGGCAATGGTGATCCAAACTTAGTGAAGCTGTGTGAAGTTGCGAAGGAAGCTTTTGAAGAAGGACTAAAATGCTTTAAACCAGGCGGCAAAAAGAACAGAATCGGAAAATTTGTTTATAATACCGCTAAAAAACATGGATTTACAGTAATCAAAAACCTTACTGGCCATGGAATCGGTACATCTCTGCATGAGGAGCCTGAGCATATTCTCAACTATTTTGATGCATGGGATAATGACCTTTTGAAAGAAGGAATGGTTATTGCATTTGAACCATTTATTTCGACAAGTGCTGAAGAAGTATATGAAAAATCCGATGGCTGGACTTTCTCAACGAAAAACAAAAGCTTCGTAGCACAGTATGAGCATACAGTAATCATTACAAAAGATAAGCCAATTATTACAACACTATAA
- a CDS encoding alpha-amylase, giving the protein MMENKTIMQFFEWHLEADGNHWKRLKERAGELKEAGIDAVWIPPVTKGITGDDNGYGIYDLYDLGEFDQKGSVRTKYGTKDELVEAIQACHNVGIAVYVDIVMNHKAGADEAETFKVVEVNPENREEDISEPYDIEGWTKFTFPGRNGKYSDFQWNYNHFNGTDYDAKEEKEGVFRILGENKYWNKNVDKELGNYDFLMFSNIDFNNETVREEMFKWGKWISETLSCNGFRLDAIKHINHEFIKDFALELKKERGDEFYFVGEFWKGDIEECQQFLEEMDFTIDLFDVPLHYKLHTASIQGSEFDLSTIFEDTLVNLHPTHSVTFVDNHDTQPNESLESWVEDWFKQIAYSLILLRKDGYPCVFYGDYYGINGPVPVDGKKIAIDPLLYARKRKAYGKQDDYFDDKNVIGWVRHGDENIEKSGCAVVISNNVEGSKRMFVGQERAGETWIDLTNTREEQIVIEEDGFADFPVNGQSVSVWGLAD; this is encoded by the coding sequence ATTATGGAAAATAAAACGATTATGCAGTTTTTTGAATGGCATTTAGAAGCAGATGGGAACCATTGGAAAAGATTAAAGGAAAGAGCTGGTGAACTTAAGGAAGCAGGAATTGATGCTGTCTGGATTCCTCCAGTAACAAAAGGAATCACTGGTGATGATAACGGATATGGAATTTATGATTTGTATGACCTTGGTGAATTCGACCAAAAAGGAAGTGTCCGGACAAAATACGGAACTAAAGACGAATTAGTGGAGGCTATCCAGGCATGTCATAATGTTGGAATCGCTGTTTATGTTGATATAGTAATGAACCATAAGGCAGGCGCTGATGAAGCGGAAACCTTTAAAGTGGTTGAAGTGAATCCAGAGAACAGAGAAGAAGATATTTCTGAACCATATGATATCGAAGGCTGGACAAAGTTCACCTTCCCAGGAAGAAATGGTAAATACTCTGATTTCCAGTGGAATTACAACCACTTTAATGGAACAGATTATGATGCGAAAGAAGAGAAGGAAGGCGTCTTCCGCATTCTTGGTGAGAATAAATATTGGAATAAGAATGTCGATAAGGAACTAGGAAACTATGATTTCTTAATGTTTTCTAATATAGATTTTAATAATGAGACTGTCAGGGAAGAGATGTTTAAGTGGGGGAAATGGATCAGTGAAACATTATCGTGCAACGGCTTCCGTCTTGATGCGATAAAACATATAAATCATGAATTTATTAAAGATTTCGCCCTTGAGTTAAAGAAAGAACGAGGCGACGAATTTTATTTTGTCGGTGAGTTTTGGAAAGGTGATATTGAAGAGTGTCAGCAGTTTTTAGAAGAAATGGATTTCACTATTGATTTATTTGATGTTCCGCTTCACTATAAATTACATACTGCTTCCATCCAAGGCAGTGAGTTTGATCTATCCACCATTTTTGAGGATACTCTTGTAAACCTCCATCCAACACATAGTGTTACATTTGTCGATAATCACGACACACAACCGAATGAATCGCTAGAATCATGGGTAGAGGATTGGTTTAAACAGATTGCATACAGCTTAATTTTGCTTCGTAAAGATGGGTATCCATGTGTGTTCTACGGCGATTATTACGGTATCAACGGTCCAGTGCCTGTTGATGGCAAAAAAATAGCAATTGATCCACTGTTATATGCTAGAAAAAGAAAAGCATACGGAAAACAAGACGATTATTTTGATGATAAAAATGTCATCGGTTGGGTTCGCCATGGCGATGAGAACATCGAAAAATCCGGCTGTGCTGTAGTTATATCCAATAATGTAGAAGGCAGCAAAAGAATGTTTGTCGGTCAAGAGCGTGCTGGAGAAACTTGGATAGACTTAACGAATACAAGAGAAGAGCAAATTGTCATTGAAGAGGATGGTTTTGCCGATTTCCCTGTTAATGGGCAAAGCGTGTCTGTTTGGGGATTGGCGGATTAA
- a CDS encoding GNAT family N-acetyltransferase, whose protein sequence is MEFHISNELPTFEQFAQLHEDSGLLQNKKGNYTREQLFEAAKGSWFYTAIYHNNTLTAFGRMISDGVYQALICDVMVSPDMQGQGLGKKVIEELLQKCKDSGIQTVQLFSAKGKHSFYKKLGFQERDTDAPGMTMLI, encoded by the coding sequence ATGGAATTCCATATATCCAATGAACTTCCGACATTTGAACAGTTTGCACAGCTCCATGAAGACAGCGGACTGCTTCAAAATAAAAAAGGAAATTATACACGAGAACAATTATTTGAAGCAGCGAAAGGCAGCTGGTTTTATACAGCGATTTATCATAATAATACATTGACAGCTTTCGGCAGAATGATTTCAGACGGAGTATATCAGGCACTTATATGTGATGTGATGGTAAGTCCTGATATGCAAGGACAAGGTTTGGGCAAAAAAGTCATAGAAGAGCTTTTACAAAAATGTAAGGACAGCGGGATTCAAACTGTTCAGCTTTTTTCGGCAAAAGGCAAGCATTCTTTTTATAAAAAATTAGGCTTTCAAGAACGAGATACAGATGCGCCTGGAATGACGATGTTAATTTAA
- a CDS encoding amino acid permease: MSNGNKLGLAILTSLVVGNMVGSGIFMLPRTLAEVASPAGVILAWVLTGLGVLVTALVFGNLAIRKPELTGGPQIYAKQLFKEGSNLSLLSGFMSSWGYWIGNLAGNVAIITTFAGYLSTFFPILTSEAVLFTAGSFTLKVGNAFTFAVCTLLLWGTHFIILRGLENAGKLNFLATAAKVVGFLLFIIIALFAFESSNILPFAEAKTDAAGNSVGLLGQVNNAAVTTLWAFLGVESAVVFAGRAKRKIDVKRATILGLLLALAIYIGISTLVMGLLNQEALISSQKPLIDAIEVVLGPIGGKVLAAIGLISLFGSTIGWVMLSAEIPYQAAKQGIFLTPFKKENKQGIPVFSLVLTNILGQLFIFSTVSNSISQAFDFVIYIATLAYLVPYLIASLFQVKLTFTGETYGQRKGRVTDMIIGLLASVYSIWVIIAGTADIKTFMFGIILLASGILFYAKVPRNQSLSDK; encoded by the coding sequence ATGAGCAATGGTAATAAGCTCGGACTAGCCATATTGACATCACTTGTTGTCGGCAATATGGTCGGTTCTGGAATTTTTATGCTTCCTCGCACATTAGCAGAGGTAGCAAGCCCTGCTGGGGTTATACTTGCATGGGTTTTAACTGGTTTAGGAGTATTAGTCACAGCCCTTGTCTTTGGGAATTTAGCAATCAGGAAGCCAGAGCTGACTGGCGGGCCGCAAATATATGCAAAGCAGCTGTTTAAAGAAGGATCAAATCTATCCTTGCTTTCCGGTTTTATGTCGTCATGGGGATACTGGATTGGTAATCTTGCAGGAAATGTTGCAATCATCACGACATTTGCTGGTTATTTATCCACGTTTTTCCCTATTTTAACGAGTGAAGCTGTTCTCTTTACAGCAGGATCCTTTACGTTAAAAGTCGGCAATGCATTTACATTCGCAGTTTGTACGCTTTTATTATGGGGAACACATTTTATTATTTTGCGTGGGCTTGAAAATGCAGGGAAACTGAATTTCCTTGCGACTGCAGCGAAAGTGGTCGGTTTCTTGCTGTTCATTATTATTGCACTGTTTGCTTTTGAATCAAGCAATATATTGCCATTTGCAGAAGCAAAAACAGATGCTGCCGGCAATTCAGTAGGTCTACTTGGGCAAGTTAATAATGCAGCTGTAACTACACTGTGGGCATTTCTCGGTGTTGAATCTGCGGTCGTGTTTGCAGGCAGAGCGAAAAGGAAAATAGATGTGAAGCGTGCTACGATTTTAGGATTGTTGCTTGCACTTGCGATTTACATTGGGATAAGCACATTGGTTATGGGACTGTTAAATCAGGAAGCACTTATTTCCTCGCAGAAACCATTGATTGATGCTATCGAGGTCGTGCTTGGACCAATTGGCGGAAAAGTTCTAGCAGCTATTGGATTGATCAGCTTGTTCGGTTCAACAATCGGTTGGGTCATGCTAAGTGCAGAGATACCATACCAAGCTGCAAAGCAAGGTATCTTCCTGACACCTTTTAAGAAAGAAAACAAACAGGGCATTCCTGTGTTTTCCTTAGTGCTGACAAATATCCTTGGACAGCTATTTATATTTTCAACCGTGTCTAACAGCATTTCACAAGCATTTGATTTTGTCATTTACATTGCGACACTAGCATATCTTGTTCCATATTTAATTGCCTCGTTGTTCCAAGTGAAACTTACTTTCACTGGAGAAACATATGGTCAAAGAAAAGGACGAGTTACAGACATGATCATCGGTTTGCTTGCCTCTGTTTACTCTATTTGGGTAATAATTGCCGGGACAGCAGATATTAAGACATTTATGTTCGGAATCATTCTCCTTGCTAGCGGAATCTTGTTTTATGCAAAAGTACCCCGCAATCAGAGTTTGTCTGATAAATAA
- a CDS encoding DUF1801 domain-containing protein translates to MYELKTKETDNSVIEFIETVENPKKKEDAYKLLDIFTETTGFPAKMWGPSIIGFGSYHYKYASGHEGDAPLVGFSPRKAKTSLYFAPGESKRAEMLERFGKHTTGKACVYINKIADIDIAVLQELIIASVDFLKETYPEK, encoded by the coding sequence GTGTATGAATTGAAGACAAAAGAAACAGATAACAGTGTTATTGAATTTATTGAAACTGTGGAAAATCCGAAGAAAAAAGAGGATGCCTATAAATTGCTGGATATCTTTACTGAAACAACTGGTTTTCCAGCCAAGATGTGGGGACCAAGCATCATTGGCTTTGGATCGTATCATTATAAATACGCTTCAGGTCACGAAGGGGATGCACCGTTAGTAGGATTCTCACCTCGCAAGGCCAAAACGAGCCTTTATTTTGCGCCTGGAGAATCAAAGCGGGCTGAAATGTTAGAACGGTTTGGCAAACATACAACTGGCAAGGCATGTGTCTACATAAACAAAATTGCAGACATTGATATAGCTGTTTTACAAGAGCTGATTATTGCTTCTGTTGATTTTTTGAAAGAAACGTATCCAGAGAAGTAA
- a CDS encoding Gfo/Idh/MocA family oxidoreductase translates to MIRFGIVGSNWITERFIKAGRQHADFTVTAVYSRTEKKAKEFAWKHQIENAFNSLEEMAQSSEIDAVYIATPNSLHCEQAVLFMNNSKHVLCEKPFAANKLEAEIMITAAKDNGVTLMEAMKSTLMPNFLAVKENLHKIGKIQSYFSTNCRLSPFYEQYKQGELPNLFNPKLAGGSLMDLGVYTIAPIVDLFGVPKAVDASGNVLDSGVDGNGQITLHYSNFKANVMFSCISESTLPTEIQGEDGTILVHHISSPKKAEILFSSGVAEDISEQEQLDPMYYEIEEFIDLIKSECLESPRNTWTNTMAVMEILDDARRQMGVDTVTTD, encoded by the coding sequence ATGATACGTTTTGGAATTGTTGGGTCTAATTGGATAACGGAGAGATTCATTAAAGCAGGTAGACAGCATGCAGATTTTACAGTAACGGCTGTTTACTCACGGACAGAAAAAAAAGCAAAAGAGTTTGCTTGGAAGCATCAAATAGAAAATGCATTCAATAGTTTAGAGGAGATGGCGCAATCTAGTGAGATTGACGCAGTATATATTGCAACACCGAACAGCCTTCATTGTGAGCAAGCAGTGCTGTTTATGAACAACAGCAAGCATGTGCTTTGCGAAAAACCATTTGCTGCAAATAAGCTGGAAGCAGAAATAATGATTACAGCTGCAAAGGATAATGGGGTTACGCTAATGGAAGCAATGAAATCAACGCTCATGCCAAATTTTCTTGCGGTGAAGGAAAATTTACATAAAATCGGTAAGATTCAATCGTATTTCTCAACGAATTGCAGATTATCGCCTTTTTATGAGCAATATAAACAGGGAGAGCTGCCGAATCTTTTCAACCCTAAGCTTGCTGGCGGATCTCTAATGGATTTAGGTGTATACACAATAGCCCCAATCGTAGATTTATTTGGTGTTCCAAAAGCGGTGGATGCAAGCGGTAACGTGCTAGATTCGGGTGTGGACGGAAATGGGCAAATTACCCTTCACTACAGTAATTTTAAAGCGAATGTTATGTTTTCTTGTATTTCAGAATCTACGTTGCCGACAGAAATTCAAGGCGAGGACGGAACAATCCTTGTTCATCATATTTCTAGTCCTAAAAAAGCAGAAATCCTTTTTTCAAGTGGGGTAGCAGAGGATATAAGCGAACAGGAGCAACTTGATCCAATGTACTATGAAATCGAGGAGTTTATTGATCTAATCAAGTCTGAGTGTCTCGAATCACCACGCAATACATGGACGAACACGATGGCTGTGATGGAAATTCTAGATGATGCAAGAAGACAAATGGGTGTCGATACGGTAACGACTGACTAG
- a CDS encoding MFS transporter yields MNKKVFLYVKAFSDLGTFMDLIAINVLMYAATGSTGWLAATMAFRTLGGVLSSLFSGVLADRFDRRKIMITADVLRAAIILLLLIYPNPVMIVTVCFLIGLTTSLFAVSYSAEIPQIFGEDKVINTNALIARLTSVSLVFGFIGAGIITELIGYQATLIIDGATYILSAFILMRMKWQTSAQTKTPLAASSMKSVLTSLGNDLREVNAFILLAPMLLLVNLVFLIGSFAGASHNLGIPLLAEVINGEKQSLYYGLIWGAWGIGSVFATMIMPKIKFQTERSIYYACFVSAMLMSAGFITFFSNTNSWIILIFAFVTGIFDATFTTLHAVLLQKTDNHIRGRIFGVGMLLKSLGFALGFVIAPLILKATSLKQMVWIFHGSLIASTVCIIFIALNTSKKRKLWKSVS; encoded by the coding sequence ATGAATAAGAAAGTTTTTTTATATGTGAAGGCATTCTCCGACTTAGGGACCTTTATGGATTTAATCGCTATAAATGTCTTAATGTATGCTGCTACAGGATCTACTGGTTGGCTAGCAGCGACAATGGCGTTCCGCACACTCGGCGGCGTGCTTTCGAGCCTATTTTCAGGGGTACTTGCTGACCGTTTTGACAGGCGGAAAATCATGATAACAGCAGATGTTTTGCGGGCAGCTATTATTCTTTTGCTGTTGATTTACCCAAATCCAGTTATGATTGTGACTGTATGCTTTCTGATCGGATTAACGACCAGCCTGTTTGCTGTCAGCTACAGTGCGGAAATCCCGCAAATTTTCGGGGAGGATAAAGTGATTAATACAAACGCCTTAATCGCACGGCTTACTTCTGTAAGTCTTGTGTTTGGATTTATTGGCGCAGGTATAATCACGGAGCTTATCGGTTATCAAGCCACACTAATTATTGATGGGGCAACGTATATATTGTCTGCCTTTATCTTAATGCGGATGAAGTGGCAAACTTCCGCACAAACGAAAACTCCTCTTGCTGCTAGCAGTATGAAAAGCGTATTAACAAGTCTTGGCAATGACCTGAGAGAAGTCAATGCGTTCATTTTATTAGCACCAATGCTGCTTTTAGTTAATCTTGTTTTCTTAATCGGCTCCTTTGCAGGTGCTTCTCATAATTTAGGAATTCCCTTGCTTGCTGAGGTGATTAATGGAGAAAAACAAAGTCTTTATTATGGGTTGATTTGGGGTGCTTGGGGAATTGGTTCTGTTTTTGCAACAATGATTATGCCGAAAATTAAATTCCAGACGGAAAGAAGCATTTATTATGCCTGTTTCGTGTCTGCTATGTTGATGTCAGCAGGTTTTATTACATTCTTTTCTAACACAAACAGCTGGATTATCTTAATATTTGCATTTGTCACAGGAATTTTTGATGCAACCTTTACTACTCTGCATGCTGTATTGCTTCAAAAAACAGACAATCATATTAGAGGAAGAATCTTTGGTGTTGGCATGCTCCTCAAATCTCTTGGATTTGCATTAGGTTTCGTTATAGCTCCACTCATCCTCAAAGCAACCTCACTAAAGCAGATGGTTTGGATATTTCATGGGTCATTGATTGCTTCAACAGTGTGTATTATTTTTATAGCCTTAAACACAAGCAAAAAACGAAAACTATGGAAAAGCGTTTCTTAA
- a CDS encoding DUF1129 family protein produces the protein MELSAKSQEFIDNLHLYLMTSGKKDEEIKEIVEELTDHLLEAEKDGKDISEITGASPKSYMESLAQEMKTDYGEWLKYIPLLFLSIISYQVIGDALLGELSYTLTVIIGQPIVVAFMLLLYVLTFKTFASRTKALSKRMAIVIFVLNVLSTAAFFFILYFGNKGTPVLIIDSLLGKLGIAAIAFVFLASFAWWSKSWAPFIPLVVYVPTFAVNFLPLSMEEKALYSSIIFVLLAVTYFLIVFLKSRKEKAKTA, from the coding sequence GTGGAACTGTCGGCAAAAAGTCAGGAATTCATTGATAACCTTCATTTATACCTTATGACAAGCGGTAAAAAGGATGAGGAAATAAAAGAAATAGTAGAGGAACTGACAGATCATTTATTAGAAGCAGAAAAGGATGGCAAAGACATATCTGAAATCACAGGTGCTTCCCCGAAAAGCTATATGGAAAGCCTTGCACAGGAGATGAAAACAGATTATGGGGAGTGGCTTAAGTATATTCCGTTGCTTTTTTTAAGCATCATCTCCTACCAGGTTATTGGTGATGCCTTATTAGGTGAGTTAAGTTATACGTTAACAGTCATTATCGGTCAGCCAATTGTCGTTGCTTTTATGCTTCTGTTATATGTTTTAACCTTTAAAACCTTTGCATCCCGTACGAAAGCATTGTCAAAAAGAATGGCCATTGTTATATTCGTACTCAATGTACTGTCTACCGCAGCGTTTTTCTTCATATTGTATTTCGGTAATAAAGGCACACCTGTCCTTATCATCGACAGTTTACTTGGGAAGCTGGGAATAGCTGCAATTGCGTTCGTTTTTCTGGCATCGTTTGCATGGTGGTCTAAATCATGGGCACCATTCATCCCATTAGTCGTCTATGTTCCAACATTTGCTGTCAATTTTTTACCCCTTTCCATGGAGGAAAAAGCATTATATTCATCCATTATATTCGTTTTGCTTGCTGTAACGTATTTTCTGATTGTCTTTCTAAAAAGCAGAAAAGAAAAAGCAAAGACAGCATAA